One stretch of Rattus norvegicus strain BN/NHsdMcwi chromosome 12, GRCr8, whole genome shotgun sequence DNA includes these proteins:
- the Pomp gene encoding proteasome maturation protein isoform X1: MNARGLGSQLKDSIPVTELSASGPFESHDLLRKGFSCVKNELLPSHPLELSEKNFQLNQDKMNFSTLRNIQGLFAPLKLQMEFKAVQQVQRLPFLPSSNLSLDILRGNDETIGFEDILNGEWHSALGNPILDKVTAASRVCPREILGDIRSHSQP; encoded by the exons ATG AACGCCAGAGGCCTTGGGTCGCAGCTAAAGGACAGTATTCCAGTTACAGAACTCTCAGCCAGTGGGCCTTTCGAGAGTCATGATCTTCTCCGGAAAGG gTTTTCTTGTGTGAAAAATGAACTTTTGCCCAGTCACCCTCTTGAATTATCAGAAAAAAAT TTCCAGCTCAACCAGGACAAGATGAACTTTTCCACCCTGAGGAACATCCAGGGCCTGTTTGCTcccctgaagttacagatggaGTTCAAGGCTGTGCAGCAG GTTCAGCGTCTTCCGTTTCTTCCGAGCTCAAACCTCTCACTGGATATTTTGAGGGGCAACGACGAGACCATTGGTTTTGAGGATATTCTTAATGGTGAGTGGCACTCAGCACTGGGGAACCCTATACTGGACAAGGTGACAGCAGCCAGCAGAGTCTGTCCCAGGGAGATCCTGGGAGACATTCGAAGTCATTCACAGCCCTGA